From the genome of Segatella hominis, one region includes:
- a CDS encoding HlyD family secretion protein, with translation MEQNEKETIGVKNEGNVVSTPQTTQKSHEETAKKLKKQRTRQIVASLIGIAILVFGLWKIVCLFLDYSSNETSNDAQIEQYISPVNLRASGYIAKIYFKEHQEVHKGDTLLVLDDREYRIRLMEAEAALKDAKAGANVIDATQQTTETSASVYSASIDEIEVRLAKLAKDCERYRNLVEKKAATPIQLEQLEVEYAATKKKLESVRKQQAAAYKGVNEVSTRKQNVAAAIERAQAAVEMAKLNLSYCVVVAPCDGKLGRRSIEEGQMVNAGTTITYILPNSQKWVIANYKETQVENLYVGQKVRMTVDAVSNKEFEGMVTAISGATGSKYSLVPTDNSAGNFVKIQQRVPVRIDFTNISKEDNARLAAGMMVVVKAERK, from the coding sequence ATGGAACAGAACGAAAAAGAAACGATAGGAGTAAAGAATGAAGGAAATGTAGTATCTACTCCTCAGACAACTCAGAAATCACATGAGGAAACTGCCAAGAAACTGAAGAAGCAGAGAACTCGTCAGATTGTGGCCAGTCTCATCGGTATCGCAATTCTGGTTTTCGGACTTTGGAAAATCGTCTGTCTTTTTTTAGATTACAGTTCAAATGAAACGAGCAATGATGCTCAGATAGAACAGTATATCTCACCGGTAAATCTTCGTGCCTCCGGTTATATCGCAAAGATTTATTTCAAGGAGCATCAGGAGGTGCATAAGGGTGATACGCTTCTTGTACTTGACGACCGTGAGTATCGTATTCGTCTGATGGAGGCTGAGGCTGCCCTGAAGGATGCCAAGGCTGGAGCCAATGTAATAGATGCTACCCAGCAGACTACGGAGACTTCTGCTTCTGTTTATTCTGCTTCTATTGATGAAATCGAAGTACGTCTGGCTAAGCTTGCCAAGGACTGTGAGCGATATCGCAATCTGGTAGAAAAGAAGGCGGCTACTCCTATCCAATTGGAGCAGCTTGAGGTGGAATATGCCGCCACCAAGAAGAAATTGGAGTCTGTAAGAAAGCAACAGGCTGCTGCATACAAGGGAGTCAACGAGGTATCTACCCGCAAGCAGAATGTGGCTGCTGCCATCGAGCGAGCTCAGGCTGCAGTGGAAATGGCTAAGTTGAATCTCTCTTACTGTGTGGTAGTGGCTCCATGTGACGGAAAGTTAGGACGACGCTCTATCGAGGAGGGACAGATGGTGAATGCTGGTACTACCATTACCTATATCTTACCTAATAGCCAGAAATGGGTGATTGCCAACTACAAGGAAACGCAGGTAGAGAACCTCTATGTAGGGCAGAAGGTACGCATGACGGTGGATGCTGTAAGCAATAAGGAGTTTGAGGGTATGGTAACAGCAATCTCTGGTGCTACGGGTTCTAAGTACTCACTCGTTCCGACAGATAATTCGGCAGGTAATTTTGTGAAAATCCAGCAGCGTGTGCCTGTCAGAATTGATTTCACCAATATCAGTAAGGAGGATAAT
- a CDS encoding TolC family protein, with translation MKKIFLFCIALGAFSAIQAQEMLTLSQCLQMAVDNNLSLQKNRNEIAKGKYSISENQAKLLPQINAVAQLNDNFTPPVSVTDGSAYGKLYNVTKTLQYNASAGLQLQMPLYNQMVYTAIDIAKIADQLNKLSYEKAREDLIMQTAKMYYMAQNTSEQIRLVNDNIKRLEELRDITQAFYDNQMSLEVDLKRVNLNIENLTVQRDNAAAMLEQQYTMLKYVIDYPADKNIKVTDVDPNQIETVKADGLNVNLYELQLLQQKKELTQKQVKLAKDGYLPSVSLTGSLMYSAFTDKIEHWIHSGDSNHWYGSNGLGIQLRVPVFDGFEKRSKIRKAKVEAESARIGYEDALKGMQANYVNAVSEVNNSQRNYKKQLDNYVLAQDVYNVTADQYKEGVTSMTAVLQDEMRMSEAMNNYLNAYYRYKVANLSLLKLTGQLEQVK, from the coding sequence ATGAAGAAAATATTTTTGTTTTGTATCGCGCTCGGTGCATTCTCTGCTATTCAAGCACAGGAGATGCTTACGCTGAGCCAGTGCTTGCAGATGGCTGTAGATAACAACCTTTCACTGCAGAAAAACCGTAATGAGATAGCAAAGGGTAAGTATTCTATCAGTGAAAATCAGGCTAAGTTGCTCCCACAAATTAATGCGGTAGCCCAACTTAATGACAATTTTACTCCGCCCGTATCGGTTACAGACGGTTCTGCATACGGAAAGCTTTACAATGTGACTAAGACCTTGCAGTATAATGCTTCGGCAGGGCTTCAACTCCAGATGCCTCTCTATAATCAGATGGTATATACGGCCATTGATATTGCTAAGATAGCGGACCAGCTCAACAAACTCTCTTATGAAAAGGCACGTGAGGATCTCATCATGCAGACTGCTAAAATGTATTATATGGCACAGAATACCTCTGAACAGATACGTCTCGTGAACGACAATATCAAGCGACTGGAAGAACTTCGTGACATCACGCAGGCTTTCTACGACAACCAGATGAGTCTTGAGGTGGATCTGAAACGCGTGAACCTCAATATAGAAAATTTGACCGTACAGCGCGATAATGCTGCAGCCATGCTCGAACAGCAGTACACCATGCTCAAGTATGTTATCGATTATCCTGCTGATAAGAATATCAAGGTGACGGATGTGGATCCTAATCAGATAGAAACCGTAAAAGCGGATGGTCTGAATGTCAATCTCTACGAACTGCAACTTCTGCAGCAGAAAAAGGAACTGACCCAGAAACAGGTCAAACTGGCAAAGGATGGTTATCTGCCATCAGTCAGTCTGACTGGTAGTTTGATGTACTCAGCTTTTACCGATAAAATAGAGCATTGGATTCACTCGGGCGATTCTAATCACTGGTATGGTTCCAATGGTCTCGGCATCCAGTTGAGAGTGCCTGTATTCGACGGATTCGAAAAACGCTCGAAAATCAGAAAGGCTAAAGTGGAGGCGGAGAGTGCCAGAATCGGTTATGAGGATGCACTCAAGGGTATGCAGGCCAATTATGTGAATGCTGTAAGCGAGGTAAACAACAGTCAGCGCAACTATAAGAAACAGTTGGATAATTACGTGCTTGCACAGGATGTCTATAATGTGACTGCCGACCAGTATAAGGAGGGCGTAACTTCCATGACTGCTGTGCTTCAGGATGAGATGCGCATGAGTGAGGCTATGAACAATTATCTGAATGCCTATTATCGCTATAAGGTGGCCAATCTGTCTCTGCTTAAACTCACAGGGCAGTTGGAACAGGTGAAGTAA
- a CDS encoding PatB family C-S lyase: MKYDFDKIIDRSGSGDLKHEALLPRWGRKDLLPLWVADMDFETPAFITDAIKARLEHSLFGYTVEPEDFLPSIMDWVRDHHQWDVKREWIRFIPGIVKGIGMVINVFTKEDEKVIIQPPVYHPFRLTPEGNGREVVFNPLKMREDGYYEMDFEQLEKVCDEKCKVFILCNPHNPGGITWDRETLQRLADFCYEHHLIVISDEIHADMAIFGHKHIPFASVSEKAREISITFQAPSKTFNIAGIVSSYSIIPNEDIRRKFYGWLSANELDEPTIFSPIATIAAFRHGEEYRQQMLAYIEENIRFVEDFCREHIPGIRPLRPQASFLVWLNCRDLHLNHEQLLDLFIDKAHLALNDGEMFGPGGEGFMRLNVASPRMIIRQALEQLAEAVGNLS; encoded by the coding sequence ATGAAATACGATTTTGATAAGATCATAGACCGCTCTGGCAGTGGTGACCTCAAGCATGAGGCTTTGCTGCCACGTTGGGGAAGAAAGGATCTTCTTCCTCTCTGGGTGGCTGATATGGATTTTGAGACACCTGCATTTATCACAGATGCCATCAAAGCCCGTCTGGAGCATTCTCTCTTCGGCTATACGGTAGAGCCTGAAGATTTTCTGCCATCTATCATGGATTGGGTGAGAGACCATCACCAGTGGGATGTCAAGCGGGAGTGGATCCGTTTTATTCCAGGAATCGTCAAGGGCATTGGCATGGTCATCAATGTGTTCACCAAGGAAGACGAGAAGGTTATTATCCAGCCACCAGTCTATCATCCGTTCCGTCTGACCCCAGAGGGCAATGGCAGGGAAGTGGTGTTCAATCCGCTGAAAATGCGTGAAGATGGATATTATGAGATGGATTTCGAACAGTTGGAGAAGGTTTGCGATGAGAAGTGCAAGGTATTCATTCTCTGCAATCCTCATAATCCAGGTGGTATTACATGGGATCGAGAAACCTTGCAGCGTTTGGCTGACTTCTGTTATGAGCATCATCTGATTGTGATTTCAGATGAGATACATGCCGATATGGCCATCTTCGGGCATAAGCATATTCCGTTTGCATCAGTTTCTGAGAAGGCCCGAGAAATCAGTATTACTTTCCAGGCACCCAGCAAGACCTTCAATATCGCAGGTATCGTGAGCAGTTATTCTATTATTCCTAATGAGGATATTCGCCGCAAATTCTATGGCTGGTTGAGTGCCAACGAGTTGGATGAGCCGACAATCTTTTCGCCAATAGCTACGATTGCAGCATTCCGTCATGGAGAGGAGTATCGCCAGCAGATGCTTGCTTATATTGAAGAAAACATCCGTTTCGTAGAGGATTTCTGCCGGGAGCATATTCCGGGCATCCGTCCTTTGCGTCCTCAGGCTTCCTTCCTGGTTTGGCTCAACTGTAGGGATTTGCATCTCAACCATGAACAGTTGCTTGACCTCTTTATCGACAAGGCTCACCTGGCACTGAATGATGGTGAGATGTTTGGTCCTGGTGGTGAGGGATTCATGCGCTTGAATGTGGCGAGTCCCCGCATGATTATCAGACAGGCTCTCGAGCAATTGGCAGAGGCTGTTGGAAATCTATCATAG
- a CDS encoding trans-sulfuration enzyme family protein produces the protein MKKQTQAIHVAYERRDAYDSLSVPVYNTLAYEFDNAQIMSDAFTDKIKAPDYSRVENPTVTNLERRVAALTGASHATAFNSGMAAISNTILALASQGKNIVTSKHLFGNTFSLLFGTLRRFGVKTHLVDLTDIEKVKEAIDDDTCCVFLEIITNPQLEVADLSALAEVAHAKNVPLVADTTIIPFTQFSAKNLGVDIEVVSSSKYVSGGATSLGGLVIDYGTEYNKDFAKRLYGEMLFNFGAYMTPQVAYMQTIGLETLDARYRVQSSNALELAKKLQTLPKIKRVNYVGLEDNPFHELAVKQFGKTAGAMICIDLESKNACFNFINNLKLIHRATNLFDNRSLAIHPASTIFGGFPEKMRASMDVLDTTIRFSVGLEDVEDLFEDIKQALG, from the coding sequence ATGAAGAAACAGACACAAGCCATCCATGTGGCTTATGAGCGCCGAGACGCTTATGATTCTTTGAGTGTGCCAGTATATAATACATTGGCATACGAGTTTGATAATGCGCAAATCATGTCGGATGCCTTTACAGACAAGATCAAGGCACCAGATTATTCTCGTGTAGAAAACCCTACGGTAACCAATCTGGAGCGTCGTGTGGCTGCACTTACGGGTGCCTCTCATGCCACAGCTTTCAATTCCGGTATGGCTGCCATCAGCAATACCATACTGGCACTGGCTTCTCAAGGTAAGAATATCGTCACCTCCAAGCATCTTTTCGGCAATACCTTCTCTTTGTTATTTGGTACTTTGCGCCGTTTTGGCGTAAAGACACATCTGGTAGATCTCACAGATATAGAAAAGGTAAAAGAGGCGATAGATGATGATACCTGTTGCGTATTCCTGGAAATTATTACCAATCCTCAGTTGGAGGTGGCAGATCTGAGTGCTCTTGCTGAAGTGGCTCATGCCAAGAATGTGCCACTTGTGGCAGACACAACGATTATTCCTTTCACCCAGTTTTCTGCCAAGAATCTTGGTGTAGATATTGAGGTAGTATCCAGTTCTAAATATGTAAGTGGTGGTGCAACCTCGTTGGGCGGTCTGGTGATAGATTATGGTACTGAATACAACAAGGACTTTGCCAAGCGTCTTTATGGGGAGATGCTATTCAATTTCGGAGCCTATATGACTCCACAGGTAGCCTATATGCAGACTATCGGTTTGGAGACACTTGATGCCCGCTATCGTGTGCAGTCTTCTAATGCATTAGAATTGGCAAAGAAACTCCAGACTTTGCCGAAAATCAAGCGTGTCAACTATGTGGGTCTGGAGGATAATCCTTTCCATGAGTTGGCTGTCAAGCAGTTTGGAAAAACGGCTGGAGCTATGATCTGTATAGATTTGGAGAGCAAGAATGCCTGTTTCAATTTCATCAACAATCTGAAGTTGATTCATCGTGCCACCAACCTGTTTGACAACCGCTCGCTTGCCATTCATCCTGCCAGCACGATTTTCGGAGGTTTCCCTGAGAAAATGCGTGCAAGTATGGATGTCTTGGATACGACAATCCGATTCAGCGTTGGCCTGGAGGATGTAGAGGATTTATTTGAGGACATCAAGCAGGCACTTGGTTAA
- a CDS encoding carboxypeptidase-like regulatory domain-containing protein, with translation MKQKIIYLAILAFTFATQAMAQGFTLQGRVTDQDNNPVELATVSVLKQGKVAFTSLKGEFSMHLQSADSVVVKFTMIGYKPKVRILRHPKGKQTLQVVLFTDDNTLAEVQVTGQKIQTGQTEELKAEDAKLAPSASGNGVEGLIQQQAGVSTHNELSSQYNVRGGAFDENSVYINNVEVYRPLLVRSGQQEGLSVINPYMVDKIGFSTGGYAAKYGDKMSSALDITYKKLQPKGSKKTVTEGTLAASFLGADAYFGLGTKKLSWLNSIRYKTNSYLLGTTDTKAEYKPNFLDYQTYLSYSPNKRWKIDFIGNISDNHYNFVPHDRETTFGTQQDVKSFRVYFDGQEKDRFLTYFGTLGITRNITDKTSFSILGSAFYSKEQEKYDIQGQYWLDQTETSENLGVGTYFEHARNYLTARVLSAKAILKHKTKKHDIEVAYTYKKEHISENSVEYEMRDSAGYSVPHNGKDLYMIYSMKARNTLDANRTEAYLQDTYRFTSQGGHTHFTLNYGVRMNHWSLNKETLFSPRISLGIIPAYSENTTLRFAAGLYYQAPFFKELRDTSTVNGITYATLNEKIKSPRSIHFIAGYDYRFRINNQRYRFTAEAYYKALGNLIPYSVNNVKVVYYGENRASGHAAGIDLKLYGEFVPGTDSWLTFALMNTQMKLNGKGVPLPTDQRFAVNLFFTDYFPGTERWRMSLKLALADGLPFSTPHRELETNTFRAPAYKRADIGMSYRLLDNSKGTKKSIFKNIWLGVDCLNLFGIDNVNSYYWVTDVTNQQYAVPNYLTGRQLNGRVLIEF, from the coding sequence ATGAAACAGAAAATCATATATCTTGCCATCTTAGCATTCACTTTTGCTACACAGGCGATGGCTCAGGGATTCACGCTGCAAGGAAGGGTAACCGATCAGGACAACAACCCGGTTGAACTCGCCACCGTCTCCGTGCTCAAGCAGGGAAAAGTGGCATTTACCTCCTTAAAGGGTGAATTTAGTATGCACCTGCAATCAGCTGATAGCGTGGTAGTTAAGTTTACCATGATAGGATACAAACCTAAGGTACGTATCCTCCGTCATCCTAAAGGAAAACAAACCCTACAAGTGGTTTTGTTTACCGATGACAATACGTTAGCAGAAGTACAGGTAACCGGACAGAAAATACAGACCGGACAAACCGAAGAACTGAAGGCAGAGGATGCCAAACTCGCACCGTCAGCATCAGGAAATGGCGTGGAAGGTCTCATCCAGCAACAAGCTGGTGTAAGTACGCACAATGAATTGTCATCGCAATATAATGTGCGCGGTGGTGCCTTCGACGAAAATTCCGTATATATAAATAATGTGGAAGTATATCGCCCTTTGCTCGTGCGCAGCGGTCAGCAGGAAGGTCTATCAGTCATCAACCCCTATATGGTGGATAAAATCGGATTCTCTACGGGTGGATATGCTGCTAAATATGGTGACAAGATGAGTTCGGCACTCGACATCACCTATAAGAAACTGCAACCTAAAGGCAGCAAAAAGACCGTTACAGAAGGCACTTTAGCAGCCAGTTTTCTGGGGGCAGATGCCTACTTCGGACTGGGAACCAAGAAGTTGTCATGGCTCAACAGCATACGCTATAAGACCAACAGTTACCTGCTGGGAACCACCGACACAAAGGCCGAGTACAAGCCGAATTTCCTCGACTACCAGACATACCTGAGCTATAGTCCCAACAAGCGATGGAAGATAGATTTCATCGGAAATATCTCCGACAACCATTACAACTTTGTTCCTCACGACCGAGAGACAACATTCGGAACCCAGCAGGACGTAAAGAGTTTCAGAGTCTATTTCGACGGACAGGAAAAAGACCGCTTCCTCACCTACTTCGGTACACTCGGCATCACCCGCAACATCACCGACAAGACCAGTTTTTCTATCCTGGGAAGTGCCTTCTATAGCAAAGAACAGGAAAAATACGATATTCAGGGACAATACTGGCTTGACCAGACAGAAACCTCTGAAAATCTGGGCGTTGGAACCTATTTCGAACATGCACGCAACTATCTCACCGCCCGCGTCTTGAGTGCCAAGGCCATCCTGAAACACAAGACAAAAAAACATGACATCGAAGTGGCATATACCTATAAGAAGGAACATATCTCTGAAAATTCTGTAGAATACGAGATGAGGGACAGCGCTGGCTATAGTGTTCCTCACAATGGAAAAGACCTCTACATGATATACTCGATGAAGGCAAGAAACACCCTCGATGCCAACCGCACGGAAGCCTATCTGCAGGATACCTATCGTTTCACGAGTCAGGGAGGACATACCCATTTCACGCTGAACTATGGTGTGCGCATGAACCATTGGAGCCTCAACAAGGAAACACTCTTCAGTCCTCGTATCTCTCTCGGTATCATCCCAGCCTACAGCGAGAACACCACATTGAGATTTGCAGCCGGACTCTACTATCAGGCACCATTCTTCAAGGAATTGCGCGATACATCTACTGTTAACGGCATCACTTATGCCACACTCAATGAAAAGATCAAGAGTCCGCGAAGCATCCATTTCATAGCAGGCTATGACTACCGTTTCCGCATCAACAACCAGCGCTATCGTTTCACGGCAGAAGCCTACTACAAGGCATTGGGTAATCTGATTCCCTACTCTGTCAACAATGTCAAGGTGGTCTATTACGGAGAAAACAGAGCCAGTGGTCACGCTGCCGGTATCGACTTGAAACTCTATGGAGAATTTGTACCGGGAACAGATTCCTGGCTTACCTTCGCGCTGATGAATACACAGATGAAACTGAACGGAAAGGGCGTGCCGCTACCTACAGACCAGCGATTTGCCGTAAACCTCTTCTTCACGGATTACTTCCCAGGAACAGAGCGGTGGAGAATGTCGCTAAAACTTGCTCTGGCAGACGGTTTACCATTCTCTACACCACACAGAGAACTGGAGACCAATACCTTCCGAGCACCAGCCTACAAACGTGCCGACATCGGTATGAGCTATCGCCTGCTCGACAACAGCAAGGGCACCAAGAAGAGTATCTTCAAGAATATCTGGCTGGGTGTAGATTGCCTCAATCTCTTCGGTATCGACAACGTCAACAGCTATTACTGGGTAACAGACGTAACCAACCAGCAGTATGCAGTACCGAATTATCTGACAGGCAGACAGCTAAATGGCCGAGTCCTCATCGAATTCTAA
- a CDS encoding acyl-CoA carboxylase subunit beta: MSKQIEKIKELIAKREQARLGGGEKAIEKQHARGKYTARERIEMLVDAGSFEEYDMFKLHRCTNFGMEKKQYLGDGVVAGSATIAGRLVYVYAQDFTVNGGSLSETMAQKICKVMDMAMTMGAPVICMNDSGGARIQEGICALAGYGEIFERNILASGVIPQISAIMGPCAGGAVYSPGLTDFIIMKEQTSYMFLTGPKVVKTVTGEDIDAEHLGGASVHATKSGVTHFAAKTEEEAIEMIKSLLSYIPSNNTEEAPRVECTDPIDRMDDSLNEIIPDDPNQAYDMYKVIGAITDNGEFFEVQPKFAKNIITGFARFNGQSVGIVANQPAAYAGVLDVNASRKAARFVRFCDAFNIPIVSLVDVPGFLPGTGQEYNAVILHGAQLLYAYGEATVPKITITLRKSYGGSHIVMGCKQLRADLNFAWPSSEIAVMGASGAVAVLCGKEAKAKKEAGEDVKAFLAEKEQEYTDKFANPYQAAQYGYIDDVIEPRNTRFRICRGLAQLATKRQNLPAKKHGCMPM, translated from the coding sequence ATGAGTAAACAAATAGAAAAGATTAAGGAGCTGATCGCAAAGCGCGAACAGGCTCGTCTTGGCGGTGGCGAGAAAGCTATCGAGAAGCAGCATGCACGTGGCAAATATACAGCTCGTGAGCGTATCGAAATGTTGGTAGATGCTGGCAGTTTCGAGGAGTACGACATGTTCAAATTGCACCGTTGCACCAACTTCGGTATGGAGAAGAAACAATACCTCGGTGATGGTGTCGTAGCAGGTAGTGCTACTATCGCTGGCCGCTTGGTTTATGTATATGCTCAGGACTTTACCGTAAATGGCGGTTCACTCTCTGAGACTATGGCACAGAAGATTTGTAAGGTAATGGATATGGCTATGACCATGGGTGCACCTGTCATCTGCATGAACGACTCTGGTGGTGCACGTATCCAGGAAGGTATCTGCGCCCTCGCTGGTTATGGTGAGATTTTCGAGCGCAACATCCTTGCTTCTGGTGTCATCCCACAGATTTCTGCCATCATGGGCCCTTGCGCTGGTGGTGCCGTTTACTCTCCAGGTTTGACCGACTTCATCATCATGAAGGAGCAGACATCTTATATGTTCCTGACTGGTCCTAAGGTGGTTAAGACTGTAACAGGCGAGGATATCGATGCTGAACACCTCGGTGGTGCATCTGTCCATGCTACCAAGAGTGGTGTAACCCACTTCGCAGCTAAGACAGAGGAAGAGGCTATCGAGATGATCAAGAGCCTGCTCTCTTACATTCCAAGCAACAATACAGAAGAAGCTCCACGCGTAGAGTGCACAGACCCTATCGACCGCATGGATGATTCCCTGAACGAGATTATTCCTGATGATCCAAACCAGGCATACGATATGTACAAGGTAATTGGTGCTATCACAGACAACGGCGAATTCTTTGAGGTTCAGCCTAAGTTTGCTAAGAACATCATCACAGGTTTCGCTCGTTTCAATGGTCAGAGCGTTGGTATCGTAGCCAACCAGCCTGCTGCTTACGCAGGTGTGCTTGATGTAAATGCCAGCCGTAAGGCAGCTCGCTTCGTACGTTTCTGCGATGCATTCAACATTCCTATCGTATCTCTCGTTGACGTACCAGGATTCTTGCCAGGTACAGGTCAGGAGTACAACGCTGTCATCCTCCACGGTGCACAGTTGCTCTACGCTTACGGCGAGGCTACCGTGCCAAAGATCACTATCACATTGCGTAAGAGCTATGGTGGTAGCCATATCGTGATGGGTTGCAAGCAGTTGCGTGCTGACTTGAACTTCGCTTGGCCATCTTCAGAGATTGCCGTAATGGGTGCCAGCGGTGCTGTTGCAGTCCTCTGCGGTAAGGAAGCTAAGGCTAAGAAGGAAGCTGGCGAGGATGTAAAGGCATTCTTGGCAGAGAAGGAGCAGGAATATACAGACAAGTTTGCTAATCCTTATCAGGCTGCCCAGTATGGTTACATCGATGATGTTATCGAGCCACGCAATACTCGTTTCCGCATCTGCCGTGGTTTGGCTCAGCTCGCTACCAAGCGCCAGAACTTGCCTGCTAAGAAGCATGGTTGTATGCCAATGTAA
- a CDS encoding biotin/lipoyl-containing protein, producing MKEFKYTIDGKEYKVQIDGVEGNIASVNVNGEAYKVEMEQEAEPEKKKVVLGQPAAASDDAEATPAANVNTANAVKAPLPGTITSIEVAVGQEVKAGDTVVVLEAMKMQNNIEAEKDGKVTAICVKPGQAVLEEDALIVIE from the coding sequence ATGAAAGAGTTTAAATATACAATCGACGGAAAAGAATATAAGGTTCAGATTGACGGTGTTGAGGGTAACATCGCAAGCGTGAACGTGAATGGCGAAGCTTACAAGGTGGAAATGGAACAGGAAGCTGAGCCAGAGAAGAAGAAGGTAGTGCTCGGTCAGCCTGCTGCTGCATCTGATGATGCTGAGGCTACTCCTGCTGCCAATGTCAACACAGCCAACGCTGTGAAGGCTCCTCTCCCTGGTACTATCACCAGCATCGAAGTTGCTGTAGGTCAGGAAGTGAAAGCTGGCGATACCGTTGTCGTTCTTGAGGCTATGAAGATGCAGAACAACATCGAGGCAGAGAAAGACGGTAAGGTAACTGCTATCTGCGTAAAGCCTGGTCAGGCTGTTCTCGAAGAGGATGCACTCATCGTTATCGAGTAA
- a CDS encoding PstS family phosphate ABC transporter substrate-binding protein, with protein MKKKTIGIIALGAFLLLAGCSSKGEVKRDAHGREVLSGYITLSGAFALYPLAIQWADEFHRLHPEVDIDISAGGAGKGITDVLADQVDIAMVSRELKPQEKERGAFAFAVAKDAVVATVNVNNPIYKELLKTGLSKQQAQEIWEGKTKLNVYTRSDACGAAETWAAFLGKKQEDLKGTGVFGDPGVAETLQKDVNGIGFNNIGYAYHDKTHKPTKGIAIVPIDVNGNGKMDEEEKFYGTLDELMEAIAKEKYPAPPARNLYLVTAGKPKNPVVVEFLKYVRTKGQRLNAPAGFVHI; from the coding sequence ATGAAAAAGAAGACGATAGGAATCATAGCATTAGGCGCTTTCTTGTTGCTGGCAGGTTGCAGCAGCAAGGGGGAAGTGAAGCGTGATGCTCATGGCAGAGAGGTGCTGAGTGGATATATCACGCTGTCGGGAGCCTTTGCGCTTTATCCGTTGGCAATTCAGTGGGCTGATGAGTTTCACCGGCTTCATCCCGAGGTGGATATTGATATTTCGGCAGGTGGGGCAGGAAAGGGAATTACTGATGTGCTTGCCGACCAGGTGGATATTGCGATGGTAAGTCGTGAACTGAAACCTCAGGAGAAGGAGAGAGGTGCCTTCGCTTTTGCGGTGGCGAAAGATGCTGTGGTGGCTACGGTCAATGTTAATAATCCTATTTATAAGGAATTGTTGAAGACAGGTTTGAGTAAGCAACAGGCTCAAGAGATTTGGGAAGGAAAGACGAAACTGAATGTCTATACCCGTAGTGATGCTTGTGGTGCTGCCGAGACCTGGGCGGCATTTTTGGGGAAGAAGCAGGAAGATCTGAAAGGCACGGGTGTCTTTGGAGACCCAGGCGTGGCGGAAACCTTACAGAAGGATGTGAATGGTATAGGATTTAATAATATCGGTTATGCCTATCATGATAAGACGCATAAACCCACGAAAGGGATTGCCATCGTTCCTATTGATGTGAATGGTAATGGAAAAATGGATGAGGAAGAAAAATTTTATGGAACTTTGGATGAACTGATGGAGGCTATTGCAAAGGAAAAATATCCTGCACCGCCAGCCCGCAATCTTTATCTTGTAACGGCAGGAAAACCGAAGAATCCAGTTGTGGTGGAGTTTCTGAAGTATGTCAGAACAAAAGGGCAGCGGTTGAATGCGCCAGCCGGATTTGTGCATATCTGA